Proteins co-encoded in one Balearica regulorum gibbericeps isolate bBalReg1 chromosome 16, bBalReg1.pri, whole genome shotgun sequence genomic window:
- the SLC35H1 gene encoding solute carrier family 35 member C2 isoform X4: protein MGPPCAVTSRAPPRSPPPRRRHRRPRFPSRRGPPPVPPPRPPHRCPCPPPALPRRGPLGGTSRLTVPRRRAAGAHGGGGRRGVGAGGAGGTAGAAVLRLLHRHHLLQQVAHEALSTSLDIGLSNWSFLYVTVSLYTMTKSSAILFILLFSLLFKLEEVRVTLLLVVLLIAGGLFMFTYKSTQFNAQGFVLVLCASFLGGIRWTLTQILMQKAELGLQNPIDIMFHLQPLMFLGLFPLFAVFEGLPLSISEKLIRFHEAGMLFSLVGKLFLGGILAFGLGFSEFLLVSRTSSLTLSIAGIFKVRHGSCANT, encoded by the exons ATGGGCCCGCCCTGCGCGGTAACGTCACGGGCCCCGCCCagatctccccccccccgccgacGTCACCGGCGCCCCCGCTTCCCCTcccgccgcggccccccccccgtcccgccgccgcggccccctCACCGGtgcccgtgtcccccccccgcccttccccGGCGCGGCCCCCTCGGAGGCACCTCCCGCCTCACCGTCCCGCGGCGCCGGGCAGCCGGGGCGCatggcgggggcgggcggcgcggcgtTGGGGCAGGCGGCGCTGGCGGCACCGCTGGTGCTGCTGTACTACGGCTTCTCCATCGGCATCACCTTCTACAACAAGTGGCTCATGAAG CTCTGTCGACTTCCTTGGATATTGGGCTGAGTAACTGGAGCTTCCTATACGTCACTGTCTCCCT CTACACGATGACCAAATCCTCTGCCATTCTCTTCATCctgcttttttcactgctcttcAAGCTGGAGGAAGTG AGGGTGACATTGCTGCTGGTGGTTCTGCTCATCGCTGGGGGGCTCTTCATGTTCACCTACAAGTCCACACAGTTCAACGCACAGGGGTTCGTGCTGGTGCTGTGTGCCTCTTTCCTTGGGGGTATTCGCTGGACTCTCACGCAGATACTTATGCAAAAGGCTGAACTGG GGCTCCAGAACCCCATTGATATCATGTTTCACCTGCAGCCGCTCATGTTCCTGGGGCTCTTCCCACTCTTTGCGGTGTTTGAGG GCCTGCCTTTGTCCATATCAGAGAAGCTCATCCGTTTCCATGAAGCAGGAATGCTGTTCTCTCTGGTAGGGAAGCTGTTCTTGGGTGGAATTCTTGCCTTTGGTCTAGGCTTTTCTGAGTTCCTCTTGGTTTCCAGAACATCTAGCCTCACCCTTTCCATTGCTGGCATTTTTAAGGTAAGGCATGGTTCCTGTGCTAATACTTGA
- the SLC35H1 gene encoding solute carrier family 35 member C2 isoform X2 yields the protein MAGAGGAALGQAALAAPLVLLYYGFSIGITFYNKWLMKSFPFPLLVTLLHLLLIFGLSALARALARCRSGQPRAALSWADCLRRAAPAALSTSLDIGLSNWSFLYVTVSLYTMTKSSAILFILLFSLLFKLEEVRVTLLLVVLLIAGGLFMFTYKSTQFNAQGFVLVLCASFLGGIRWTLTQILMQKAELGLQNPIDIMFHLQPLMFLGLFPLFAVFEGLPLSISEKLIRFHEAGMLFSLVGKLFLGGILAFGLGFSEFLLVSRTSSLTLSIAGIFKEICILFLATHLLGDRLSLLNWLGFAVCLSGISLHVILKAMNSKGEKALKLQKEASSNPDLELLLRHTEHGEEEEEDVETPQQH from the exons atggcgggggcgggcggcgcggcgtTGGGGCAGGCGGCGCTGGCGGCACCGCTGGTGCTGCTGTACTACGGCTTCTCCATCGGCATCACCTTCTACAACAAGTGGCTCATGAAG AGCTTCCCCTTCCCGCTGCTCGTCACCCTGCTGcacctcctcctcatcttcgGCCTCTCGGCGCTCGCCCGCGCCCTGGCGCGTTGCCGCTCCGGGCAGCCGCGGGCGGCCCTTTCCTGGGCCGACTGTCTCCGCCGGGCGGCCCCCGCAG CTCTGTCGACTTCCTTGGATATTGGGCTGAGTAACTGGAGCTTCCTATACGTCACTGTCTCCCT CTACACGATGACCAAATCCTCTGCCATTCTCTTCATCctgcttttttcactgctcttcAAGCTGGAGGAAGTG AGGGTGACATTGCTGCTGGTGGTTCTGCTCATCGCTGGGGGGCTCTTCATGTTCACCTACAAGTCCACACAGTTCAACGCACAGGGGTTCGTGCTGGTGCTGTGTGCCTCTTTCCTTGGGGGTATTCGCTGGACTCTCACGCAGATACTTATGCAAAAGGCTGAACTGG GGCTCCAGAACCCCATTGATATCATGTTTCACCTGCAGCCGCTCATGTTCCTGGGGCTCTTCCCACTCTTTGCGGTGTTTGAGG GCCTGCCTTTGTCCATATCAGAGAAGCTCATCCGTTTCCATGAAGCAGGAATGCTGTTCTCTCTGGTAGGGAAGCTGTTCTTGGGTGGAATTCTTGCCTTTGGTCTAGGCTTTTCTGAGTTCCTCTTGGTTTCCAGAACATCTAGCCTCACCCTTTCCATTGCTGGCATTTTTAAG gaaatctgcattttattccTCGCCACACATTTGCTGGGAGACCGCCTCAGTCTCTTGAACTGGCTGGGCTTTGCTGTCTGTCTGTCGGGAATCTCCCTTCATGTCATTCTCAAAGCCATGAATTCCAAAG GTGAAAAAGCACTGAAGCTACAAAAAGAGGCCAGCTCCAACCCTgacctggagctgctgctgcgcCACACTGAACacggtgaggaggaggaagaggatgttGAAACCCCGCAACAACATTGA
- the SLC35H1 gene encoding solute carrier family 35 member C2 isoform X1 has product MTKSSAILFILLFSLLFKLEEVRVTLLLVVLLIAGGLFMFTYKSTQFNAQGFVLVLCASFLGGIRWTLTQILMQKAELGLQNPIDIMFHLQPLMFLGLFPLFAVFEGLPLSISEKLIRFHEAGMLFSLVGKLFLGGILAFGLGFSEFLLVSRTSSLTLSIAGIFKEICILFLATHLLGDRLSLLNWLGFAVCLSGISLHVILKAMNSKGEKALKLQKEASSNPDLELLLRHTEHGEEEEEDVETPQQH; this is encoded by the exons ATGACCAAATCCTCTGCCATTCTCTTCATCctgcttttttcactgctcttcAAGCTGGAGGAAGTG AGGGTGACATTGCTGCTGGTGGTTCTGCTCATCGCTGGGGGGCTCTTCATGTTCACCTACAAGTCCACACAGTTCAACGCACAGGGGTTCGTGCTGGTGCTGTGTGCCTCTTTCCTTGGGGGTATTCGCTGGACTCTCACGCAGATACTTATGCAAAAGGCTGAACTGG GGCTCCAGAACCCCATTGATATCATGTTTCACCTGCAGCCGCTCATGTTCCTGGGGCTCTTCCCACTCTTTGCGGTGTTTGAGG GCCTGCCTTTGTCCATATCAGAGAAGCTCATCCGTTTCCATGAAGCAGGAATGCTGTTCTCTCTGGTAGGGAAGCTGTTCTTGGGTGGAATTCTTGCCTTTGGTCTAGGCTTTTCTGAGTTCCTCTTGGTTTCCAGAACATCTAGCCTCACCCTTTCCATTGCTGGCATTTTTAAG gaaatctgcattttattccTCGCCACACATTTGCTGGGAGACCGCCTCAGTCTCTTGAACTGGCTGGGCTTTGCTGTCTGTCTGTCGGGAATCTCCCTTCATGTCATTCTCAAAGCCATGAATTCCAAAG GTGAAAAAGCACTGAAGCTACAAAAAGAGGCCAGCTCCAACCCTgacctggagctgctgctgcgcCACACTGAACacggtgaggaggaggaagaggatgttGAAACCCCGCAACAACATTGA
- the SLC35H1 gene encoding solute carrier family 35 member C2 isoform X3, which yields MAGAGGAALGQAALAAPLVLLYYGFSIGITFYNKWLMKSFPFPLLVTLLHLLLIFGLSALARALARCRSGQPRAALSWADCLRRAAPAALSTSLDIGLSNWSFLYVTVSLYTMTKSSAILFILLFSLLFKLEEVRVTLLLVVLLIAGGLFMFTYKSTQFNAQGFVLVLCASFLGGIRWTLTQILMQKAELGLPLSISEKLIRFHEAGMLFSLVGKLFLGGILAFGLGFSEFLLVSRTSSLTLSIAGIFKEICILFLATHLLGDRLSLLNWLGFAVCLSGISLHVILKAMNSKGEKALKLQKEASSNPDLELLLRHTEHGEEEEEDVETPQQH from the exons atggcgggggcgggcggcgcggcgtTGGGGCAGGCGGCGCTGGCGGCACCGCTGGTGCTGCTGTACTACGGCTTCTCCATCGGCATCACCTTCTACAACAAGTGGCTCATGAAG AGCTTCCCCTTCCCGCTGCTCGTCACCCTGCTGcacctcctcctcatcttcgGCCTCTCGGCGCTCGCCCGCGCCCTGGCGCGTTGCCGCTCCGGGCAGCCGCGGGCGGCCCTTTCCTGGGCCGACTGTCTCCGCCGGGCGGCCCCCGCAG CTCTGTCGACTTCCTTGGATATTGGGCTGAGTAACTGGAGCTTCCTATACGTCACTGTCTCCCT CTACACGATGACCAAATCCTCTGCCATTCTCTTCATCctgcttttttcactgctcttcAAGCTGGAGGAAGTG AGGGTGACATTGCTGCTGGTGGTTCTGCTCATCGCTGGGGGGCTCTTCATGTTCACCTACAAGTCCACACAGTTCAACGCACAGGGGTTCGTGCTGGTGCTGTGTGCCTCTTTCCTTGGGGGTATTCGCTGGACTCTCACGCAGATACTTATGCAAAAGGCTGAACTGG GCCTGCCTTTGTCCATATCAGAGAAGCTCATCCGTTTCCATGAAGCAGGAATGCTGTTCTCTCTGGTAGGGAAGCTGTTCTTGGGTGGAATTCTTGCCTTTGGTCTAGGCTTTTCTGAGTTCCTCTTGGTTTCCAGAACATCTAGCCTCACCCTTTCCATTGCTGGCATTTTTAAG gaaatctgcattttattccTCGCCACACATTTGCTGGGAGACCGCCTCAGTCTCTTGAACTGGCTGGGCTTTGCTGTCTGTCTGTCGGGAATCTCCCTTCATGTCATTCTCAAAGCCATGAATTCCAAAG GTGAAAAAGCACTGAAGCTACAAAAAGAGGCCAGCTCCAACCCTgacctggagctgctgctgcgcCACACTGAACacggtgaggaggaggaagaggatgttGAAACCCCGCAACAACATTGA